In Verrucomicrobiota bacterium, one genomic interval encodes:
- a CDS encoding nucleotidyltransferase domain-containing protein, with protein MKLLLENLPPSLQDQRETLARCLEAMNGVARLRAVYLFGSHVRHEATHDSDVDLCIVTDAAVRQLEAASNFRRAMRPVWPRPAFTLIPISPARLSEKQAAGDHFFRSVLTEGVLLATED; from the coding sequence GTGAAGCTGCTCTTGGAGAACCTGCCACCCAGTCTGCAGGATCAGCGCGAAACGCTGGCCCGCTGCCTGGAGGCTATGAATGGCGTTGCACGGTTGCGCGCAGTCTATTTGTTTGGGTCGCACGTGCGTCACGAAGCCACGCACGACAGCGATGTGGACCTCTGCATCGTGACAGACGCAGCAGTCCGGCAGTTGGAAGCGGCGTCAAACTTCCGCCGAGCGATGCGCCCGGTTTGGCCACGTCCGGCCTTTACGTTGATACCCATTTCCCCCGCACGCCTCTCCGAAAAACAGGCAGCTGGGGATCATTTTTTCCGGTCCGTGCTCACTGAGGGAGTCCTGCTTGCCACGGAAGACTGA